In Calditrichota bacterium, one DNA window encodes the following:
- the hflX gene encoding GTPase HflX: MNRVVTHAPPRRERAIIVGLVTRSTYRWTAEEFLDELALLADTAGAEVVGRVLQERSEIDPAYFIGRGKVSELRALVKQEQANLILFDDDLSPAQVRNLERDCGARVVDRSGLILDIFARRARTREAKTQVELAQLEYLLPRLTRQWTHLSRQEGGIGLRGPGETQLEIDRRQIRRRINFLRQELEKIHRQRAIRRKHREELFQVALVGYTNVGKSTILNALTRADVLVEDRLFATLDPTVRIMDSDGRRTVVLIDTVGFIRKLPHHLVASFMSTLQESMAADLLVHVVDVSHPQFAVQMDTVREVLRSLNALDRPILTVFNKVDRLTNTGLLPGLLEAHRPSIAVSATRGIFMDRLREEILRFAEQRLIEFEMQVPAKDSRLVAKLYALADVLEADYQDGQVLVKARATRARLERIRRLAHGWGQATEEYSSKGEEES; the protein is encoded by the coding sequence TTGAATCGAGTGGTCACACATGCCCCCCCGCGACGGGAACGGGCCATCATTGTGGGATTGGTCACACGCTCCACTTATCGCTGGACAGCCGAGGAATTTCTTGACGAGCTGGCGTTGTTAGCGGATACGGCAGGGGCGGAGGTAGTGGGCAGAGTGCTGCAGGAGCGCAGCGAGATTGACCCAGCCTACTTCATCGGCCGGGGCAAGGTGAGCGAGCTGCGTGCCCTGGTCAAGCAGGAGCAGGCCAACCTTATCCTGTTTGACGACGATCTTAGCCCGGCGCAGGTGCGCAACTTGGAGAGGGACTGTGGCGCGCGGGTGGTGGACCGCAGCGGGCTGATTCTGGACATCTTCGCGCGGCGGGCGCGCACGCGCGAAGCCAAGACGCAAGTGGAACTGGCCCAGCTTGAGTACCTCCTGCCCCGCCTCACGCGGCAGTGGACGCATCTCTCCCGCCAAGAGGGAGGCATCGGGCTGCGCGGACCGGGGGAGACCCAATTGGAGATCGATCGCCGGCAGATCAGGCGGCGGATCAACTTTCTTCGCCAGGAGCTTGAGAAGATCCACCGGCAGCGGGCTATCCGCCGCAAGCACCGCGAGGAGCTGTTTCAGGTGGCCCTGGTGGGCTACACCAACGTGGGCAAGTCCACCATTCTCAACGCCCTCACCCGGGCCGACGTGTTGGTGGAGGATCGCCTCTTTGCGACATTAGACCCCACGGTGCGCATCATGGACAGCGACGGGCGGCGCACCGTGGTGCTCATCGACACGGTGGGATTCATCCGCAAGCTCCCCCACCATCTGGTGGCCTCGTTCATGAGCACGCTCCAGGAGTCGATGGCCGCCGACCTGCTGGTGCACGTCGTGGATGTGAGCCATCCTCAATTTGCCGTGCAGATGGACACAGTGCGGGAGGTGCTCCGTTCCCTCAACGCGCTGGACCGGCCCATCTTGACCGTTTTCAACAAGGTGGATCGTCTCACGAACACCGGCCTCCTTCCTGGTCTGCTGGAGGCCCACCGCCCCAGCATCGCGGTCTCTGCCACGCGCGGCATTTTCATGGATCGCCTGCGGGAGGAAATCCTGCGCTTCGCCGAGCAGAGGCTGATCGAGTTCGAGATGCAGGTTCCTGCGAAGGACAGTCGGCTGGTCGCGAAACTCTATGCCTTGGCAGACGTGCTGGAAGCGGATTATCAGGATGGGCAGGTGCTGGTGAAGGCACGGGCCACCCGCGCGCGCCTGGAGAGAATTCGTCGGCTGGCTCATGGGTGGGGCCAAGCCACTGAGGAGTACTCTTCGAAGGGAGAAGAAGAGTCATGA
- a CDS encoding BatA domain-containing protein, whose amino-acid sequence MVSFLNPTVLIGLAAAAIPLLVHLLTRHRAKTIPFSTLVFLRQLEQRKLRRLRLRQVLLLVLRTLIIVALVLAFARPTLRLAGANLRPGPSSAVVVLDHSASMAREKAGRTLMELAGERALQVANGLAPGSEAWLVLPGSPPRLATAGPMNNSALLAEAIARQAPSCEATDLDGALRLARDLLRAAAHQGKEIYVASDFQATAFGEGKPDTLAVPIVALPVQADQAQNLAVESVRLVSRIVEQGRPVQVQVVVRNTGNAPQRNRLLQLFVEGKRAAQTTVSLEAGEATAVTMNFVPQSSGFLSGSVVVEDDGLPLDDERFFVVQVPESSPVLLIGQGIGVERLQLALNPARSERPFFQITVRPQAGLTANFLSSYKVIVLCNAPLLSAEDVLALRRFVEQGGGLMIVPGLQTDVRALNERLLSALGLPLFAEMVGMLGEDAPTFELEDIDYGHALFQGVFDQKERQVRSPRFHSALRTQGGSVDRQVIMRFGTGDPFLYEARLDKGRVLVFTSGFEPQWSNITVASLFAPLVTRAVRLLSQPETSEETEVLVGQPIVVRLAPEQVQTQLELATPEGTRLALAPEFRQNRYVVEFAQTWRPGIYSLFAGERELTRVAVNMDGKESRFQALSAAQLRERYPTAIWVDEGQDVARNVQEARLGRELRRPFVLLALGLMIAEMALYREKGEVIDEPPQEARI is encoded by the coding sequence ATGGTGTCTTTCCTCAATCCCACGGTTCTCATAGGCCTGGCGGCCGCGGCCATCCCGCTGCTGGTGCACCTTCTCACCCGCCACAGGGCCAAGACCATCCCCTTCAGCACGTTGGTTTTTCTGCGCCAGCTGGAGCAACGCAAGCTGCGGCGCCTGCGTCTCCGCCAGGTCCTCCTGTTGGTGCTGCGGACGCTGATCATCGTGGCACTGGTGTTGGCCTTCGCACGGCCGACGCTCCGCCTTGCTGGGGCCAATCTGCGGCCAGGGCCTTCCTCGGCGGTGGTGGTGCTCGACCATTCGGCCAGCATGGCCAGGGAAAAAGCCGGCAGGACGCTCATGGAGCTTGCCGGAGAAAGGGCGCTGCAAGTGGCCAACGGGCTGGCTCCGGGGAGCGAGGCGTGGCTCGTCTTGCCTGGCTCACCCCCTCGCCTGGCAACTGCTGGCCCCATGAACAACTCAGCCCTCCTTGCGGAGGCCATAGCGCGGCAGGCACCCTCTTGCGAGGCCACAGACTTGGACGGAGCCCTGCGTCTGGCGCGTGACCTGTTGCGTGCTGCTGCCCATCAGGGTAAGGAAATCTACGTGGCCTCCGACTTCCAGGCCACTGCCTTCGGCGAGGGGAAGCCTGACACCTTAGCGGTGCCCATTGTGGCGCTTCCCGTGCAGGCGGACCAGGCGCAGAACTTGGCGGTGGAGAGCGTCCGACTCGTCAGCAGAATCGTCGAGCAAGGGCGCCCCGTGCAGGTCCAGGTGGTGGTGAGGAACACGGGGAATGCCCCGCAGCGGAACAGATTGCTGCAGCTCTTTGTGGAGGGCAAGCGGGCCGCGCAGACCACCGTCAGCTTGGAGGCAGGCGAGGCAACCGCCGTGACGATGAACTTTGTGCCGCAGAGCAGCGGTTTTCTTAGCGGCAGCGTCGTGGTCGAAGACGACGGCCTCCCCCTGGACGACGAGCGGTTTTTTGTGGTGCAGGTGCCGGAAAGCAGCCCTGTGTTGCTCATCGGCCAGGGAATAGGCGTCGAGCGGCTGCAGTTAGCCTTGAATCCGGCGCGCAGCGAACGCCCCTTCTTTCAGATCACCGTGCGCCCGCAGGCGGGTTTGACTGCAAACTTTCTCTCGTCGTACAAGGTCATAGTTTTGTGCAATGCGCCGCTCCTTAGCGCTGAGGATGTGCTGGCGTTGCGCCGCTTCGTCGAGCAGGGCGGAGGCCTGATGATCGTACCCGGCCTGCAAACGGATGTGCGGGCGCTCAACGAGCGTTTGCTCTCAGCCCTCGGGCTGCCCTTGTTCGCCGAAATGGTCGGCATGCTCGGTGAGGACGCGCCGACCTTCGAATTGGAGGACATTGATTACGGGCACGCGCTATTCCAGGGGGTGTTTGACCAAAAGGAGCGCCAGGTGCGTTCCCCTCGGTTTCACAGCGCGTTGCGCACGCAAGGAGGCTCTGTGGATCGCCAGGTCATCATGCGCTTTGGCACTGGCGACCCGTTCCTCTACGAGGCGCGCCTGGACAAAGGCCGCGTGCTGGTCTTCACCTCCGGTTTCGAACCGCAGTGGTCGAACATCACCGTCGCCTCCCTCTTTGCTCCCTTGGTGACGCGGGCAGTGCGCTTGCTCTCGCAGCCGGAGACCTCGGAGGAGACCGAGGTGCTGGTGGGGCAGCCGATCGTGGTGAGGCTGGCCCCCGAGCAGGTGCAGACGCAGTTGGAACTGGCGACGCCGGAGGGTACCAGGCTTGCCCTGGCGCCCGAATTCCGCCAGAACAGGTACGTGGTGGAGTTTGCGCAGACCTGGCGGCCAGGTATCTACTCACTCTTCGCGGGCGAAAGGGAGCTCACACGCGTTGCCGTGAACATGGACGGCAAGGAGTCGCGCTTCCAGGCGCTCTCTGCAGCCCAGCTCCGCGAGCGCTATCCCACTGCTATTTGGGTAGATGAAGGCCAGGATGTGGCGCGCAATGTGCAGGAGGCACGGCTGGGCAGGGAGTTGAGGCGACCGTTCGTCTTGTTAGCGCTCGGCCTCATGATTGCCGAGATGGCGCTGTACAGAGAGAAGGGCGAGGTCATTGACGAACCGCCACAGGAGGCGAGGATTTGA
- a CDS encoding D-sedoheptulose 7-phosphate isomerase: MAEQCAASAALIRQLADDYAELVAEIAEVMTDALRRGRKILVCGNGGSAADAQHFAAEMVGRFRRERQSLPVLALSTDTSILTAVGNDYGFDQVFVRQVAAFGAEGDVLVGISTSGNSANVAQAMQWAQTHGLITVGLLGSGGGTIAGTCRYAITVPSRDAARIQECHGVIIHTLCDLIEEGLSQGSKR; the protein is encoded by the coding sequence GTGGCCGAGCAGTGTGCCGCAAGCGCCGCTTTAATACGGCAGCTTGCCGATGACTATGCGGAACTGGTGGCCGAAATCGCGGAGGTCATGACCGATGCGCTCCGCCGCGGACGCAAGATCCTTGTCTGTGGCAACGGTGGCAGTGCGGCCGATGCACAGCATTTTGCTGCCGAAATGGTCGGCCGCTTCCGCAGGGAACGGCAGTCCCTGCCCGTGTTGGCCCTGAGCACTGACACCTCGATCCTCACTGCGGTGGGCAACGACTACGGATTCGACCAGGTCTTTGTGCGGCAAGTTGCGGCGTTCGGCGCCGAGGGCGACGTGCTGGTGGGCATCAGCACCAGTGGCAACTCGGCCAACGTGGCACAGGCCATGCAGTGGGCGCAGACGCACGGTCTCATCACAGTGGGCCTTTTGGGCTCTGGGGGCGGTACTATTGCGGGGACTTGCCGCTATGCCATCACCGTGCCCAGCCGCGATGCGGCGCGCATTCAAGAGTGTCACGGAGTGATCATCCACACGCTGTGCGACCTGATCGAGGAGGGGCTCAGTCAGGGGTCAAAACGGTGA
- a CDS encoding geranylgeranylglyceryl/heptaprenylglyceryl phosphate synthase, with the protein MKVYDYLVQTRDRRGAGYLVLFDPDKEDVAQAAARAELCQEAGVDALLVGGSLLLRPTFEQLLQELKRRLTIPVIIFPGGVRQVSPHADAILFMSLVSGRNAEHLIGDQVVAAPLVKACGIEPIPTAYMLIESGQTTSAEYMSNTRPIPRHKPDIAAATALAAEYLGMKLVYLEAGSGAVHSVPVEMIKAVSSYTTLPVVVGGGITSPEEARAKVAAGASFVVTGNVLEGDNNPTVVRRFAQAVHVRE; encoded by the coding sequence GTGAAGGTCTACGACTACCTGGTGCAGACGCGCGACCGCCGCGGGGCCGGCTATTTGGTGCTCTTTGACCCTGACAAAGAGGACGTGGCACAAGCAGCAGCGCGCGCCGAGCTCTGCCAGGAAGCAGGTGTGGACGCCCTGCTGGTGGGTGGTAGCCTGCTTCTCAGGCCCACGTTTGAGCAGTTGCTCCAGGAACTGAAGCGGCGCCTGACCATCCCTGTCATCATCTTCCCGGGTGGTGTGCGACAGGTGAGTCCGCACGCAGACGCCATCCTGTTCATGTCTCTGGTCAGCGGGCGTAACGCCGAGCACCTCATCGGCGACCAAGTAGTGGCCGCGCCCTTGGTCAAAGCCTGTGGCATCGAGCCCATCCCTACGGCCTACATGCTCATCGAGTCGGGCCAGACCACCTCGGCGGAGTACATGAGCAACACGCGCCCCATTCCCCGGCATAAGCCCGACATTGCGGCGGCCACAGCGCTTGCCGCCGAGTATTTGGGCATGAAGCTCGTCTACCTCGAGGCCGGTTCCGGGGCGGTCCATTCGGTGCCTGTGGAGATGATCAAGGCCGTGAGTTCCTACACCACCTTGCCGGTAGTGGTCGGCGGGGGCATCACCTCGCCGGAGGAGGCACGGGCGAAAGTGGCGGCGGGTGCCTCGTTCGTGGTCACCGGCAACGTGTTAGAGGGCGACAACAACCCGACCGTGGTGCGGCGCTTTGCGCAGGCAGTCCATGTGCGGGAATAG
- a CDS encoding rubrerythrin family protein, with amino-acid sequence MPELKGTKTERNLLTAFAGESQARNRYTFFASQARKEGFVQIANIFLETAENEKEHAKRFFKFLQGGEVEIAAAFPAGVIGTTLENLRAAAAGERYEHSTMYPEFARVAEEEGFQEIAVAFRKIAEVEVAHERRYLKLAENVERGRVFRRDTPVRWKCNNCGYIHEGKEAPEKCPACLHPQAHFELFTEPY; translated from the coding sequence ATGCCAGAGCTGAAGGGAACCAAGACCGAGCGCAATCTGCTCACCGCCTTTGCTGGCGAGTCGCAAGCGCGCAATCGTTACACCTTTTTTGCCTCCCAGGCACGTAAGGAAGGCTTTGTGCAGATTGCCAATATCTTCCTCGAGACGGCGGAAAACGAGAAGGAACACGCCAAGCGCTTCTTCAAGTTTCTGCAGGGAGGAGAGGTGGAGATTGCCGCCGCCTTTCCTGCGGGCGTGATCGGGACCACGCTGGAGAACTTGCGTGCGGCGGCAGCCGGCGAACGCTACGAGCACAGCACCATGTACCCGGAGTTTGCTCGGGTCGCCGAGGAAGAAGGCTTCCAGGAAATTGCCGTGGCTTTCAGGAAGATCGCTGAGGTGGAAGTGGCGCACGAGCGCCGCTACCTGAAGCTGGCCGAGAATGTGGAACGCGGTCGCGTATTTCGCCGCGACACCCCAGTGCGTTGGAAGTGCAACAACTGCGGCTACATTCACGAGGGCAAGGAAGCGCCAGAGAAGTGTCCGGCTTGTCTGCATCCCCAGGCGCACTTTGAGCTCTTCACCGAGCCGTACTGA